Below is a genomic region from Rana temporaria chromosome 3, aRanTem1.1, whole genome shotgun sequence.
taccgtgacccgacgtgattgacgtttttgcggaacggcgcatgcgccgtccgtggaatttcccagtgtgcattgctccaaagtacgtcattggtttcgacgtgaacgtaaatgacgtccagccccattcacggacgacttacgcaaacgacgtaactttttcaaatttcgacgcgggaacgacggccatacttaacattgttacgccgcacttacgccaccatatagcaggggcaactatacgctgggaaaagcctaacgtaaacatcgtaactttactgcgacggccgcgcgtacgttcgggaattcgcgtaactagctaatttgcatactcgacgcggaattcgacggaagcgccacctagcggtcaaaaaaaaatgcagttaagatccgacgggcgTAAGAGAAttccgcctgtcggatctaattgatttctatgcgtaactgattctaagaatcaggcgcatagatacgacgggtcggattcggacttacgacggcgtacatggcgctgcgccgccgtaagtcctttcagaatctggccctttgtttataacgCCATGAAACTGTACATTATAACAcagatagattgtaagctcttatgcaCAGAGCCCTCCTCTATTTATTTCAGCTCTATGGTACAAGGCCCCTCTTTCCCGCCGGTGTCCAATGTGCATCCAGAAATTTATATTTATAATGCTATAGAACTGTATATAATAAtacaattagattgtaagctctgaggaccagagcccccccccagtgtccaATGTGCATCCAGAACTGTTTATTTATCACGCTATATACCTGTATATTATTAAACAGTTATATAGATAGATTGCAAGCTCCACGGATCAGGCCCCTTCTTTCCCGCTGGTGTCCAATGTGCATTCAGATCTTTTTTATTTAGAACGTCATATACCTGTATATTATCACacgattagattgtaagctcttgggggggggggcagagatctcCTTTCCTCCCCCTGGCATCCAATGTGCGTCCAGAACTGTTTATTTATAACGCCATATATCTGTATATTATTTATAACACAAATAGATTGCAAGCTCTCATGTACAGGCCCCTCCTTTATTTATGTTTGAAGTataagattgtaagctctgaggaCCAGGACCCTCCCTTCCCCCCAGTGTCCAATGTGCATCCAGAACTGTTTATTTATAACACTATATAACTGTATATGATAACacaattagattgtaagctcttgggagcagataacccctccccccctcccccagcgtcTAATGTGCATCCAGAACTGTTTATTTATAACACTATAGAACTGTATATAACAACacaattagattgtaagctctgagaacgagagcccccccccccccctggtgtccAATGTACATAGAACTGTTTCTTCATAACACTATATAACTGTATATAATAACAcatatagattgtaagctcttgagAGCAGACCCCCCCCAGTGTCTAATGTGCAACCAGAACTTTTTATTTATCACgctatatacctgtatatattaACACAATTAAATTGCAAGCTCTGAAAACGAGAGCCCCTCCTTCCCCGCCCCCCGGTGTCCATAGCACATAGAACTGTTTATAACGCTATATAACTTATTATTAAAACacaattagattgtaagctctggggACCAGGGCTCCCCTTTCTCGCCGGTGTCCAATGTACATCTAGAACTGTTTATTTATCACGCTATAGAACTGTATATAATATCacaattagattgtaagctctcctgcacaaggccccccccccttttccccccggtGTATAATGTGCAACCAGAACTTTTTATTTAGAATgctatatacctgtatatatatattaacacaattagattgtaagctctaaagaccagggcccagattcacgtaggagggcgtatctttgtgcgggcgtatcgtatcctagatacgctacgccgccgtaacttaggccccgtacacacgatagaatccatccgctgaaaaatctcagcggatcggtttcagcggatagattctatggcggcgcgacacgtcatcgcgaggggatttcggcgcggatttcgatcctatggtaagtacactccatcggatccaaatccgcttaaatccttgagaggatttatccgcggaaacggtccgctggaccgtattcgcggataaatcctctcgtgtgtactaggcctaagagaggcgagtaccgtattcacaaagaacttgcgccctaagttacgacggcgtagcgtaaatgggctggcgtaagcccgcttaattcaaactaggctggtagggggcgtgttgtatggtaatgaatcgtgaccccacataaacggcgcatgctcagtatcacgtcgaattttctccctaacttacgccggctcaatgtttagtcgacgtgaacgtaacctacgcccatccccattcacagacgacttacgcaaacgacgtaaaataagctgctgttccgacgtccatacctaacatgacttacccctgctttatgaggggtaaagttatgccggtcggacgccttacataaacaacgtaattTAATACACcggacgcaagtacgttcgtgaatcggcgtatctagctcatttgcatattagacgcggaaatcaacggaagcgccacctagcggccagcgtaaatatgcacctaagatacgacggcgtaagagacttacgtcagtcgtattcttatacaaattctggcgtatctgattctttgaatcagtcgccgagatacgacgcctcacattcggacttacgacggcgtatctggagatacgccatcgcaagtcctttgtgaatctgggccaaaagctctcctttcTCCCCAGCATCCAATGTGCACACAGAACTGTTTATCTAGGACGCCGTAGAACTGTATATAACAACacaattagattgtaagctctcctgTACaagtcccctcttcccccccggTGTCCAATGTGCAGGCAGAACTTTTTATTTAGAATGCTATATACCTGTATATTATAACacaattagattgtaagctctcctgTACAAGGCTCCCTGGTGTCCAATGTACATAGAACTGTTTATAACGCTATATAACTTAATATTAAAACacaattagattgtaagctctgaggGCCAGGGCCCCCCTATTCTCCCCGGTGTCCAATGTGCATCTAGAACTGTTTATTTATCACAcaattagattgcaagctctgagGGCCAGGGCCCCCCTTTCTCCCTGGTGTCCAATGTGCATCTAGAACTGTTTATTTATCACAcaattagattgcaagctctgagGAGCAGGACCCTCCTAGCCCTCTGGTATTGAATTGTATTCAATATAATAGAATATATTGTATTCTACGCTCTCCTTttctattgtaaagtgctgtgcaaactgttggcgctcaataaatcctgaataataatgacAAAGCGGGAATTAGGATGATTTTGCCATTGTTTGTGACTAGATCCATCAGAAAGACTAACATACCTTTCTTAGCCCCGCCCACTCAGAACGAACGTACACGCAGTTTCGCAAAGGCGAAGATctctacaaatattttttttataaatacaccccaGAAATTAGAAGGCGGGGCTAACGTGAAGAGATATGCAGAGAAAGTGCTTTTTACTATTCACTGGTAatgtaacaaaaatataaaaaaaatatatatatatttctccaaaCTCGAATCTAAAAGTTCTAAAAGCGCCAAAACAGGACGGAACTTCTGTATTTAATCGGCGCCTAAAAAGTCAAATTTTTTATCACTTAATATTCAATTCCTCCAAACTTATTACAAGAAATTCTgagtttaaggctccattcacacctaggcgttttaacgcctgaagcccgacgctattgcagcctaaaatacgctggaggggtgatttaacattgttctctatggagatggttcacatctccacgccgaacgccgaaacgccgtacgcctgcagctcaaaacaagtccctgatcctttttttcaggcggcttcggcgttcggcatagccgacaatgtgtaaatcacccctccagcgaaaacaaggttaaaaaacgacgcgttttgtcgcggcaaaatcgcggtacaaaacgccgcgctaaggtgtgaatgcagcctaaacgtATTCAGTATCCTGGTCATAGTTTCGTCCACAATTTTTCGACGGTTACTACTTTTTATCTGAACAGAACCGCTCCGCTTTGGAATCTGTTCAggtttttctctccctctttgaTTTCGGCCTTTGAATAATCTTTAAAATCCCTCAACCCTCTTAGATTGTGAGCCGTAACAAGCCGGGCCCCTCGGATCCCTCCGGTCTTCAATCGTaaagtaactgtactgtctgtcctTTATATTGTACAAACtattggctctatataaatcatgtataataataataaacggcataaatattagattgtaagctcttcaccctcttgtattttattgtattataactatattgtctccctttatagtGTAAAgccattggcgctatataaatcatgtataataaaaaGCATaaatattagattgtaagctcttcaccctcttgtattttattgcaaCCATATTATCTCCCTTTataatgtaaagcgctgtgcaaaccgTTGGCGCTCtatacatcctgtataataataataaaaagcataAATCTCAAAGACAGTCTCTGTAGTGGCGATGCTGTAATGGGACTGCAGTATGACGCAGCCCTCTAAGGCACGTCATTTGTAAAGTGACCCTGGGAATATTCTTACATGGTTAGCAGCCATGCCACTTGGTAAAACCGgggatttaaatttatttttttgctttggtcAACATAAAATAATCATTTataagggggaaaaaatatataaaatttctgAAGTTGTACATTTTTAtggcaattattttttatttgtttgtggtTTTAAGTCTTATATTACAATTCTGAAGTTGCACATTGTTatggcaattattattattattttttgtggtttTAAATCTTTTACTACAATTCTGAAGTTGTACATTTTGATGGCAAATATTAtcaattttttgtgtgttttttaatcttATATTACAATTCTGAAGTTgcacatttttatggcatttttttatttttttggtggttttaaattttatattacaattctGAAGTTGCACATTGTTATggcaattattataattttttttatttatttttttgtggttttaaaTCTTATACTACAATTCTGAAGTTGTACATTTTGATGGCACATATTAtcaattttttgtgtgttttttttatcttatattaCAATTCTGAAGTTGTACATTTTGgtagcaattattattattatttattttatttttttgtggttttaaaTCTTATATTACAATTCTGAAGTTGTACATTTTGATGGCAATTAtgattatctattttttttatggttttaaatCTTATATTACAATTCTGAAGTTGTACATTTTGGTggcaattattattaatatatttttttttatttttgtggtttTAAATCTTATATTACAATTCTGAAGTTGCACATTGTTatggcaattattattattttatttttttgtgtttttaaatctTATACTACAATTCTGAAGTTGTACATTGTTatggcaattattattattatttattttttattttttgtggttttaAATCTTATATTACAATTCTGAAGTTGTGCATTTTGATGgcaaatattataattttttttgtgtgttttttaatcttATATTACAATTCTGAAGTTGCACATTGTTatggcaattattattattattattattattattatttttttttttttatggttttaaatCTTATATTACAATTCTGAAGTTGTACATTTTGATGGCAATTattattatctatttttttttttatggttttaaatCTTATATTACAATTCTGAAGTTGTACATTTTGGTggcaattattattaatatatttttttttatttttgtggtttTAAATCTTATACTACAATTCTGAATTTGTACATTGTTatggcaattattattattatttattttttattttttgtggttttaAATCTTATATTACAATTCTGAAGTTGTGCATTTTGATGgcaaatattataatttttttgtgtgttttttaatcttATATTACAATTCTGAAGTTGCACATTGTTatggcaattattattattattattatttttttatggttttaaatCTTATATTACAATTCTGAAGTTGTACATTTTGGTggcaattattattaatatatttttttttatttttgtggtttTAAATCTTATACTACAATTCTGAATTTGTACATTGTTATGgcaattattatttcttttttattttttgtggttttaAATCTTATATTACAATCCTGAAGTTGTACATTTTGATGgcaaatattataattttttttgtgtgttttttaatcttATATTACAATTCTGAAGTTGCATTGTTatggcaattattattattattattatttttttatggttttaaatCTTATATTACAATTCTGAAGTTGTACATTTTGATGGCAAAcatgatctttttattttttttgtggtgttaAATCTTATATTCCAATTCTGAAGTTGTAGAATTTTATggcaattgttatttttttgtattttttatttttttttgtaaattttatatTGTGTACAGTTTTGAAATGATAAAACCTGTAGAGTCCATAGATATGCAGATGTGTGCAAACTCACTAGACAACTCCTTCCCTTTCCACTCTTTTAAAATATATCGTATGAAAAATTCTGCATGCTAaatttactagaaaaaaaaaatacaaatgataaGCAAGTGCCTAAAACCTTGACAGTTTTATAATGAATTTTTATATAATAGCTCATCAAAATAGCCTCATAAAAATGCATGTACTTCATTAAAATGAATTTTCactttaaaatatattattattattattattattatgtattattattatacaggatttatatagaaaaGATATGTTGACACCGACCTTATGAATTATAAACGCTTCTATAAACTGCTATTAATATGTATTTTCTAAATTTTTAGGTTCAGATCCCTTGCTCTGCATGCAATGTTTGCATTATAAAATAAACCATGAAAAATATCCTCATAAAATGCATGTACTTCATTAAATAAATGTATACTTTAAATATTAGAGAAGCCATGTTATCTCATCTGACCTTCTGAACTATTAAATGCTATTAATATTTattgtctaatttttttaaaatcagaTCCCATGCTCTTCAGTGAAGGTAAagtttgcaaaataaaataacctcattaaaaaaaaaaaacttatacttCATTAAATGAATTTGCACTTTAAATATAGAAAAGCCATGTAAACTCTGAACCTTAAAAAtgatatactaaaaaaaaaaaaaaaaaaagctggtcatatgtattttctatttttttgttgttcaGATCACATGTTCTTGAGTACAGGCCAAACAAAATAACCTCATTAAAAAAATCGTATACTTCATTAAATGAATTTGCACTTTAAATATAGAATAATTCTGGAACCTTAAAAAttatatactaaaaaaaaaaaaaaaaaagctggtaatatgtattttctattttttttttttttttgttcttgagtACAGGCCAAATATAATAACCTCATTAAAATCTTATActtattttaaagatttttaaCTTTAAATATAGAAAAGCCATGTTAACTCTGACCTTAAAAAtgctatactaaaaaaaaaaaaaagatgatgacatgtattttctaaaaaaaaaaaattcaggtaccATGCTCTTCAGTACAAATAAAATAACCTCATTAAAATCTTATACTTCTTTTAATGAATTGGCACTTTAAATATAGAAAAGCCAGGTTAACTCTGACCTTATGACCttagaaattatataaaaaaaaaaaaatgctgttaatATGTAtcgtctacatttttttttttttgcattataaaataATTCTGACGTTCTGAATTATAAAATGCTATTAATATGTATTGtctcatattattttttttttttttttaagatcccaTGCTGTCCAGTGCAGGTAAAGTTTGCAAAATAAAATCTTATGATTCATTAAATGAATTTGCACTTTAAATATAGGAAAGCCtgaccttaaaaaaataaaatacatttatatatatatatatatatatatatatatatatatatatatatatatatatatatatatatatatatattgtctatatattttttttttgttcggatCCCTTGCTCCTCAGGGCCAGGCAAAGTTTGCAATACTACAGATttccagcaggtggcagcagatCCTTAAATCTGCACAGCATTGGATTATTAAAACCATAAACAAcctttaaatattatatatttttttataagaaaaaaaacattgtttattgTAATCAATACATTCCAGATATTTTTGACTTGTGAATGCTTTGGCATTGAATTCTCCTTCGGTGTAATATCAGCAAACCCATTGTGAAAAAAATCTTTCATTTACagggaaataaaattaaaataaataataaaaataaaaaaacagatggagataaaaaaaaaaaaaaaaaaaaacacaaagtgaaTATTTAAgtcatttattaaacaaaataagtTTTTGCCAATTTTGGATAGCCACCAACGCATTtgtctcctcttcttttttttctctctctctccttcctcctcccacccgctctctccctccatgccgagaacacattacaaaaaaatacacttcttTTAGAGCTGTACAAAAAATTAAGAGGAGGCcgtgttttttaaatgtttttttttttttgttaacctcCTAAGagggaaaataataagaaaaaagggtttgaataagcgatgaatatcatgcaaaactgcacaaaaaaaaggaaaaaaattaaaaataaaataaaaataaagagaagaaaaaaaaaaagaccaaatggAAGACAAACTGATAATGCAAAAgaattgttttgggggggggggggggcacagaatgTTTGCATACCAttggatttttttgttgtaaataaTGCACTTAATATTCCCAGCTTGAAGCTAACATACAGTAAATAAATATACAGTCTATGAGTCGGGGAATTCGATATATTTACTGGTATCCTAGCGCTGAAGCTGACGTTAACCTCTGTCCATATAGAGCGTACGGCGAATAGTAAGATCCTGCCGGTAAGGAGTGTACTGGGAGACCGCTGGGCGTTAAGGGGCTTTTTCCATACGGGTGGTACCTGTTTAGTCCCAAAGTATGTGGATTCCTTAAGGACAGAGACCCTGGCAGTGTGTTGGGACTTCCGGGCCCTGACGGAGGGAGATGGAGGTGGCAGGAAGCGGCGGACCCCAAACCAGACGTAGGGTAACCAGCCAAAAGTTTGTCGGCCCCCGGCAAGGAGGTGTGAGTCCGTAAATGGGCGAGGAGTTCTTCCGAGGAGGAAAATCTTTTGTCGCAAGGTCCATTGGCAGACACCCagttgcatatgtgggggaccgGGTCGTTGGGGATCATAAAGCCGTAGGTGTAGAGAGGGTGGCCAGACAAGGAAGGGGTGACGGTGGAAGACATTGTAGTGTGCACTGAATGGAGAGGGTGGCTGGGGTAGACTAGAGGGTATCCAGACTTCATGGCGGAGGGGTCGTGCACACAGGTGGAGCAGCTGCTACCGAGGTGCGAGGCGTTGTGGTAGCTCAGACAATAGGGGTCCCTGCATAATCCTTGCATGAAAGACGGAGGAGAGGCTCCGGTCAAAGGACTGGAGCTGGGTGGTTTCCCCGGCAGACCTAAAGTCCCAGATAGCTGATTACCAACCAGGCTTGATTTGGTGTGATCCAACCCATACTGTGATGGGTACCCGGCATAAGCACCCACTATGGATCCATGATATCCAAGGCCAGATGGTGGAAGAGGAAAGACTGAGTGTCCACCTTTGTAAGGAGACACCGGGGCCACGTGGCCGGATCCCATCGACGGCGGCTCGGATTTGCTGTTGGGGGTCACGTCCCCGCTTTGGCTGGACTCGGCGCTGGAGTTGCTGATGCTGGCTCTGGTATGGGTGGGGTTGCTTTGAGACACCTCAGCGTTGACTTTAATGGCGTCGGGCTCTTTTTTCTCTTGCCCGTCCACGTTTTTAGGTTCACAGTGCTGTCCGGGGGAGCTCACCCTCGAGGACGGAGAGGGCGCGTGCGGAGAAAAAGGGCGGCAAGAACCGCCGGGGACCCTAAATCCTGCCTtgtccccgctgccgccgccattcGAAGACCCGCTGTCCTTTCTCGATTCTCCTCCCTTGGAATAAGGCTTGAAGCTCGACTTGTCCTCGATCGGAGAATCTCCCAGCTTCAGGGAAGAGCTGCGGCTGCTTTCCTTGTCGCTGTGGCTGCTGGACGTCACCGAGTTCAGCTTAGACGAAGGAGGGGGGTCAGGCTTCCCGATCTGAGAGCAGGTCTGGGCCAGCAGGGCCAGAGGACTCTTCTTGGCGTCCAACTAAAGTGGGGAAGAAGAAGAACATGGCCATTGGTTAGAGTGGCGCACACAAtggtggagatttactaaaaggcattcataggctgttcactttgcaagggaaatttcCCCCCCCCAGAGCTTAGTACATCAACCCCAATGTAACCTACTGATTGGTCTCCTCTAACAATCTTTCTATACAACATCTCGATATAGAATACGCTAATAATCTTTATATAGAACATCTCAATATCATAGAACGTCTCTATATAGAATACTCTAGAAAGCTTTATAAAGAacataaaggcaaataggctgctcactttgcaagggaacttCCCCCCCAGATCTTAGTACATGATCCCCTATGATTGGGTACATCAACCCCTATGGAGCCTACTGAGAGGTCTCCTCTAATAATCTTTCTATACAGCAACTCGATATAGAATACTccaataatctatatatatatataacataaaggcaaataggcttttcactttgcaagggcatTTTCCTAGAGCCAAGTCCATCAGCCCCTATGGAACCTACTGAGTGGTCTCCTCTAACAATCTTTCTATATAACATCTCCATATCTTTCTATACATAGAATACTCTAATAATCTGTCTAGATAACATAAAGGCAAATAggccactttgcaagggaattttccccccaGAGCTTAGAATTTCCCCCCTCAGAGCTTAGTACATCAACTCTTATGTAACCTACCGATTGGTCTCTTCTAATAATCTTAATACATAACacctttatatattatatttataaagaATACTCTAATAATCTTTATGTATAACACAAAGGCAAATAGGCTTTTCactctgcaagggaattttcctagAGCCAAGTCCATCAGCCCCTATGGAACCAACTGAGTGGTCTCCTCTAACAATCTTTCTATATAAGATCTCCATATCTTTCTATATAGAATAAGCCAATAATCTTTATATTCAccataaaggcaaataggcttttcactttgcaagggaattttcctagAGCCAAGTCCATCAGCCCTATGGAACCAACTGAGTGGTCTCTCCTCTGACAATCTTTCTATATAAGATCTCCATATCTTTCCATATAGAATAAGCCAATAATCTTTATATTCACCATAAAGGCAAAAAGgctttttcactttgcaagggaatttccccCCCAGAGCTTAGTACAGCACCCCCTATGATTGGTCTCCTCCAATAATCTTTATATATAATATTCTGGCAATCTTGATATTCTTTGGATAGTAGATGGCTCAGgtcaacaaaaaaacattttttttcccacacaaagtAAAATTTCCCACTTAACAAACTATAACCCCTCAACACAAGAACGCGAAACGCAATAAATAAACACATCCAACCTACGCCAAGCCGcaatcttgattttttttattgatttttttcttgCAATATAATAAAAAGGCAAAACAACCGCCACCTCGACCAAACccaacaaaagaaaagcgacCAAACGCAAAGCAGACGCGGGCGATCGGACGACCGCGTCCCGTTTCGACCGTAAGCGGAAATAAAT
It encodes:
- the ZNF703 gene encoding zinc finger protein 703, whose translation is MIFSPFGYSTDLPTCPTSPLPSLAPSHPLRQANRLPIRVLKMLTAHTGHLLHPEYLQPLSSTPISPIELDAKKSPLALLAQTCSQIGKPDPPPSSKLNSVTSSSHSDKESSRSSSLKLGDSPIEDKSSFKPYSKGGESRKDSGSSNGGGSGDKAGFRVPGGSCRPFSPHAPSPSSRVSSPGQHCEPKNVDGQEKKEPDAIKVNAEVSQSNPTHTRASISNSSAESSQSGDVTPNSKSEPPSMGSGHVAPVSPYKGGHSVFPLPPSGLGYHGSIVGAYAGYPSQYGLDHTKSSLVGNQLSGTLGLPGKPPSSSPLTGASPPSFMQGLCRDPYCLSYHNASHLGSSCSTCVHDPSAMKSGYPLVYPSHPLHSVHTTMSSTVTPSLSGHPLYTYGFMIPNDPVPHICNWVSANGPCDKRFSSSEELLAHLRTHTSLPGADKLLAGYPTSGLGSAASCHLHLPPSGPGSPNTLPGSLSLRNPHTLGLNRYHPYGKSPLTPSGLPVHSLPAGSYYSPYALYGQRLTSASALGYQ